From Pagrus major chromosome 6, Pma_NU_1.0, one genomic window encodes:
- the LOC140997864 gene encoding inactive tyrosine-protein kinase 7-like, with amino-acid sequence MADSGNYSCIFPHPEPRQTFIIELVVGQVLRDRTGENIPGAAPEPNIKILDETNDWRLLQCEAHGDPLPTVEWKDSDNNTLHADTPQISERGGRSYITVNITVTKTDRYRCVATQETISHRIATVTAVRLTGSSAGWIVGVVAVVAVVAVVFTLIAVGVILCCLVKKGRITLNRAEDKKKSGEELAGLDPTDP; translated from the exons atggccgaCAGCGGGAACTACAGCTGCATTTTTCCTCATCCTGAGCCGAGACAAACATTCAtcattgagcttgttgttg gtCAAGTCttaagagacagaacaggtgaaaacatcccAG gtgcagctccGGAGCCAAATATCAAGATACTTGATGAAACAAATGACTGGcgtctgctgcagtgtgaagctcaTGGTGATCCACTTCCTACAGTAGAGTGGAAGGACAGTGATAACAACACTCTTCATGCTGATACACCTCAGATCTCAGAGAGAGGAGGTCGTTcatacatcactgtcaacatTACTGTGACCAAGACTGACCGCTATCGCTGTGTAGCTACGCAGGAGACAATCAGCCATAGGATTGCTACTGTGACCGCTGTGCGCTTGACAG GGTCGTCTGCTGGATGGATTGTTGGTGTTgtagctgttgttgctgttgttgctgttgtcttCACTCTCATTGCTGTTGGTGTGATTCTCTGTTGTCTTGTAAAAAAGGGTCGCATCACACTAAATCGTGCAGAAG ACAAAAAGAAGAGCGGAGAAGAACTAGCTGGACTGGATCCAACTGATCCATAA